A genomic window from Streptomyces sp. NBC_00234 includes:
- a CDS encoding NADH-quinone oxidoreductase subunit A, whose translation MPESTVLAAEYFESYSVVGLLALIGVLFVAVAFGAGRLLRPVVPTPEKLLTYECGVDPVGEGWAHTQVRYYVYAFLYVIFAVDSIFLFPWATVFAAPGYGATTLVEMFIFLGFLAVGLLYAWKKGVLEWA comes from the coding sequence ATGCCGGAATCGACCGTTCTCGCGGCGGAGTACTTCGAGAGCTATTCAGTGGTCGGACTGCTCGCCCTCATCGGCGTGCTGTTCGTCGCCGTCGCCTTCGGGGCCGGCCGACTGCTGAGGCCCGTGGTCCCGACGCCGGAGAAACTCCTCACCTACGAGTGCGGTGTCGATCCCGTCGGTGAGGGCTGGGCGCACACTCAAGTCCGTTATTACGTCTATGCCTTCCTGTACGTGATCTTCGCCGTCGACTCGATCTTCCTTTTCCCGTGGGCGACGGTATTCGCCGCACCCGGATATGGGGCGACGACGCTGGTGGAAATGTTCATCTTCCTCGGCTTCCTGGCCGTAGGACTGCTCTACGCATGGAAGAAGGGCGTCCTCGAATGGGCGTGA